ATCAGGGTTTGCTCTCATGCACGGGCGAGAGACTCGGTCATCCAATGTGCTAGACACGGCGTGGATGTCATTTACCATGCGTCCTATACCGATGAAGAGGGCATGCAGATGCTCGAAAAGGTCAAGGACCGGGTTGTTGTTGCCCCTGCGCTCAACTGGCTCTATGCTACCGTTTACGAGGCGGAACCCTTTGGGTATTCCATGGAGAAGGCTGAGCAAGTCGGATACCGGAGAGAGCTGGAGACAGCTATCAAGGCATTGAAGGAGATGCACAAGCGGGGGATTACTGTCCTTCCAGGAGGTGACTATGGCTTTGCCTGGTGTCCTCATGGGACGTACGCTCGGGATCTTGAGCACTTTGTGAAACTATTGGACTTTACGCCGATGGAATCCATTGTCGCTGCGACAGCTGGGATAGCCAAGCTATTTATGCAGGAGGACGAGCTGGGAAAGGTACTTCCTGGGTATTATGCCGACTGCATCCTGGTCGATGGTGATCCTCTGAAAGACATCGCGGTGCTTCAGGACCACTCGAAGCTGGATGTGATTATGATTAACGGCCGTATCCACAAAGCTCAGCCGACAGAGTTCCTTAATACCTCTGCAGTTCCTCCATCATtgcaagagaagaagagctaCTTCAATTTCGTAGCCTTTGAAGATGAGTTGGGACGATCTCGCATTGGCCACCTCGACCTTGGTGACTCCACAATCCAGCCGTTGACAATGGCTTCCGGCTCTCCCCTTGCCAGTCTGAGCCAGGTCATTGAACTGGGCGACGAGGGGGTTGTCCGCGCCGCGGAAGCTCCATTCCCGCTGAGCTCAGTGAAGCTGTTGCCGCCGCTCGCAGATCGAGATGTTCTCTGTATTGGCGAGAACTACCGCAAGCATATCAAGGAATACCGGGAAAGTGgctttgctgctgctgataaCAAAGTCACTGATAGTAAGCGatacttttttctttttgaagaaACTATGTATGAAAGATACCAATGGTATACAGGTCCCCAAGTCCCAACTGTCTTCACCAAGCGCAGTACTAGCATCACTGCTAGTGGGACAGACATCTATCCCCACCCTGGATTTACTCAAACGATGGACTACGAAGGTGAACTGGGAGTCATCATCGGAAAAGCAGGCTTCTCtatcaaggagaaagatGCCATGGATTATATCTGGGGCTATACGATCATAAATGGTAAGTCTTTGGGACGACATGGGAGCTGCGTACTAATGTGATCCAGATCTATCCGCCCGTGAGAGACAGCGAGACCACCGCCAATACTTTATGGGAAAATCGCCGGACACCTTCTGTCCTATGGTATGTTTTGGTTCCTTATCTAGTCCATGCGCACTTTACTAATAACTCTTTTGTCAGGGACCGGTTGCTGTTGAAGCTGCAGCGTTATCAGGAGAAATTCGAGTACAAACTCATGTCAATGGTGAAAAGCGTCAAGATGGCACCACAGCCGACCTGATTTTCTCCATCCCTAAATTGATTGAGACGGTATCTAGTGGCATCACCCTTCAGCCGGGCGATGTAATCGCAACAGGCACTCCACACGGCGTTGGAGTTGGCCACCATCCGCCGAAGTTCCTTAAGCCAGGCGACTTGGGTAAGTCCGCTCAGAACATGTCCCTGGTTGTCAAAGCTAACAAGAATAATTTTAGTCGAGGTGAGCGTCACTGGCCTTGGAAAGCTTTCCAATCGTATCGCGGATCCCGGTAGCAAGAACCCTACTATCGATCGTGTCCTCCAAAAGCCTTCGAGTATCCCAACTTATAACCTTGATCGGACTTGGGGGGGTATTGGGTTAACCAAAGTCGGACCCGACCATTATATCAACGTCCGAGAATTGGGATCCCAAAGCCCCGATGCAGAAACGATCGTTTTCATCCACGGCCTTGGTGCCAACCTGGAATACTACGCGCCGCTTGTCCAAGCCGCAGGACTAGAAAGTAACTACCGTATCATTCTCTACGACCTCGAGGGACACGGCGCAACGCCCGCCCGAGCGTCCTCAACTGCTACCTTGCAGACCTTCGCCAGAGACCTTGACCTGCTTTTCGCCGCCAAATCTATCACTTCTGCCACTCTCGTTGGCTGGTCCCTGGGCGGGTTGATCGCTATGTTCTTCGCAGAAAAGCATCCGTCTCGCGTCACGACCTTGATCCTGCTGGGACCGGGTCCGACTCCTTTCCCAGAACCTGCCGTTGAGGTATTCACCAAGCGTGCGGCCCTCGTTCGCGAAAAAGGCA
This DNA window, taken from Aspergillus flavus chromosome 5, complete sequence, encodes the following:
- a CDS encoding fumarylacetoacetate hydrolase encodes the protein MAPGILVNGFHDSTTPSSTLPTRRRPYPHEGLRFDPKLKPKSYRMTGTSPDSKILFLDVNILDSTGNDPYRGDVLIHGERIVSVGLVPDVEALRHDPKVRVVQGRGRTFMSGLGDAHTHWTWNNIALELLGDIGVEEHTLITARSALCYLDSGYTMCYGAASAKDRLDCVVRDAINRGTLPGPRLLANGREIAKREGELAAGITAFAEGPLEMREVIRHHAKIGVDQIKLSMSGEAITETVSAEECFFTDEETAACVDEAHRNGIRVCSHARARDSVIQCARHGVDVIYHASYTDEEGMQMLEKVKDRVVVAPALNWLYATVYEAEPFGYSMEKAEQVGYRRELETAIKALKEMHKRGITVLPGGDYGFAWCPHGTYARDLEHFVKLLDFTPMESIVAATAGIAKLFMQEDELGKVLPGYYADCILVDGDPLKDIAVLQDHSKLDVIMINGRIHKAQPTEFLNTSAVPPSLQEKKSYFNFVAFEDELGRSRIGHLDLGDSTIQPLTMASGSPLASLSQVIELGDEGVVRAAEAPFPLSSVKLLPPLADRDVLCIGENYRKHIKEYRESGFAAADNKVTDSKRYFFLFEETMYERYQWYTGPQVPTVFTKRSTSITASGTDIYPHPGFTQTMDYEGELGVIIGKAGFSIKEKDAMDYIWGYTIINDLSARERQRDHRQYFMGKSPDTFCPMGPVAVEAAALSGEIRVQTHVNGEKRQDGTTADLIFSIPKLIETVSSGITLQPGDVIATGTPHGVGVGHHPPKFLKPGDLVEVSVTGLGKLSNRIADPGSKNPTIDRVLQKPSSIPTYNLDRTWGGIGLTKVGPDHYINVRELGSQSPDAETIVFIHGLGANLEYYAPLVQAAGLESNYRIILYDLEGHGATPARASSTATLQTFARDLDLLFAAKSITSATLVGWSLGGLIAMFFAEKHPSRVTTLILLGPGPTPFPEPAVEVFTKRAALVREKGMEASGVANAVATAATSSVTKSRPLAISAVRQSLLSTHPEGYAKGCIALARSRGTVITVENLRMPTLIVAGQEDAISPVKLAQGYRSKIPNSQVELLKDVGHWHVFEDLEGTAEAINRFLGRL